One region of Pseudomonas sp. B21-040 genomic DNA includes:
- the tsaE gene encoding tRNA (adenosine(37)-N6)-threonylcarbamoyltransferase complex ATPase subunit type 1 TsaE, protein MSEVTLYLADEEAMTAFGARIAKTTEGHGLIFLEGDLGAGKTTLSRGIIRGLGHEGAVKSPTFTLVEPYEIGDIRAFHFDLYRLVDPEELEYLGIRDYFDDDALCLIEWPDKGAGFLPKPDLTITISPQDSGRSLKILSQGSRGEIWCAALALESN, encoded by the coding sequence GTGTCTGAAGTAACCCTGTACCTGGCTGATGAAGAGGCGATGACTGCATTTGGCGCACGTATCGCAAAAACCACCGAAGGGCACGGTCTGATTTTTCTGGAAGGGGACCTGGGGGCGGGGAAAACCACGCTGTCACGGGGCATCATTCGCGGTTTGGGGCATGAAGGCGCCGTGAAAAGTCCGACCTTTACCCTGGTTGAACCCTATGAGATCGGCGACATTCGTGCCTTCCATTTCGACTTGTACCGTTTGGTCGATCCGGAAGAGCTGGAGTACCTCGGTATTCGCGACTATTTCGACGACGACGCCCTGTGCCTGATCGAATGGCCCGATAAAGGTGCAGGCTTTTTGCCAAAGCCCGACCTGACCATTACCATTAGCCCGCAAGACAGCGGGCGTTCGCTGAAAATTTTATCCCAAGGCTCGCGTGGCGAGATTTGGTGTGCCGCTTTGGCATTGGAATCCAATTAA
- a CDS encoding N-acetylmuramoyl-L-alanine amidase gives MMGSGMRFRAMVAAVGLLFLAVTVDALADAKVNSVRLWRAPDNTRLVFDLTGPVQHSVFTLTAPDRLVIDINGATLGAPLNVNTSNTPITAMRSAQRTPTDLRVVIDLKKAVTPKSFSLAPNAQYGNRLVVDLFDSAGDAAPSPTPTPTPTPSVATMPAVPVTPVEPAIKLPPAPAGKRDILVVIDAGHGGEDPGASGSRGQKEKDVVLAIARELQRQVNGMKGFRAELTRTGDYFIPLRGRTEIARKKGADLFVSIHADAAPSAAAFGASVFALSDRGATSETARWLADSENRSDLIGGAGNVSLDDKDRMLAGVLLDLSMTASLTSSLNVGQKVLSNIGRVTPLHKQRVEQAGFMVLKSPDIPSILVETGFISNSNEASKLASSNHQQALARSISSGVRQFFQQNPPPGTYIAWLRDSGKIAQGPRDHRVSPGETLAMIAVRYQVSPATLRSANNLSSDELKIGQHLTIPGTELAAKE, from the coding sequence ATGATGGGGTCAGGTATGCGCTTTCGCGCGATGGTAGCTGCCGTAGGATTGTTGTTTTTGGCGGTGACCGTCGACGCTTTGGCCGATGCGAAGGTCAACAGTGTTCGCCTGTGGCGGGCGCCAGACAACACACGGCTGGTGTTCGACCTGACAGGGCCCGTGCAACACAGCGTGTTCACGCTGACTGCCCCGGATCGACTGGTAATCGACATCAATGGTGCGACACTCGGCGCGCCGCTGAACGTCAACACCTCCAATACTCCGATCACTGCCATGCGCTCGGCTCAACGCACGCCGACCGACTTGCGGGTGGTCATCGACCTGAAAAAGGCCGTGACCCCGAAAAGCTTCTCCCTGGCACCGAACGCTCAGTACGGCAACCGACTGGTGGTGGATCTGTTTGATAGCGCCGGCGATGCCGCGCCGTCTCCCACGCCGACACCGACTCCAACCCCTTCGGTCGCCACGATGCCGGCAGTGCCAGTCACGCCGGTTGAGCCTGCGATCAAGCTTCCACCGGCACCGGCTGGCAAGCGCGACATCCTTGTGGTGATTGACGCCGGCCACGGTGGTGAAGACCCGGGCGCTTCAGGCTCTCGCGGCCAGAAGGAAAAAGACGTGGTATTGGCCATCGCCCGTGAGTTGCAGCGTCAGGTCAATGGCATGAAAGGCTTCCGTGCCGAACTGACCCGTACCGGCGACTACTTCATCCCGTTGCGCGGACGTACTGAAATTGCCCGCAAGAAAGGCGCCGACCTGTTCGTTTCGATCCACGCCGACGCCGCGCCGTCGGCCGCCGCCTTCGGTGCGTCGGTGTTTGCCCTGTCTGATCGTGGCGCTACTTCGGAAACGGCCCGCTGGCTGGCGGACAGTGAAAACCGCTCCGACTTGATCGGCGGTGCCGGCAACGTCAGCCTCGATGACAAGGACCGCATGCTCGCAGGCGTTCTGCTTGACCTGTCGATGACCGCGTCCCTGACGTCCAGCCTGAACGTCGGCCAGAAAGTCCTGAGCAACATCGGGCGGGTCACGCCACTGCACAAGCAGCGTGTGGAACAAGCCGGGTTTATGGTGCTGAAGTCGCCAGACATCCCGTCGATCCTGGTGGAAACCGGGTTCATCTCCAACTCCAACGAAGCTTCCAAACTGGCCTCCTCGAATCATCAGCAGGCGCTGGCGCGTTCGATCAGCAGCGGCGTGCGCCAGTTCTTCCAGCAGAATCCGCCACCGGGCACCTACATTGCCTGGCTGCGTGACTCCGGCAAAATCGCCCAGGGCCCCCGTGATCACCGGGTGAGTCCGGGTGAGACCCTGGCGATGATCGCCGTACGCTATCAGGTCTCGCCGGCCACGCTGCGCAGCGCCAACAACCTGTCCAGTGATGAGCTCAAGATCGGTCAGCACCTGACCATTCCTGGCACTGAGTTGGCGGCCAAAGAATGA
- the mutL gene encoding DNA mismatch repair endonuclease MutL, with the protein MNQVVINSARIELLSPRLANQIAAGEVVERPASVIKELLENSLDSGAKRIDVDVEQGGVKLLRVRDDGSGISADDLPLALARHATSKIRNLEDLEQVMSLGFRGEALASISSVARLTLTSRTRDADQAWQVETEGRDMAPRVQPAAHPVGTSVEVRDLFFNTPARRKFLKTEKTEFDHLQEVIKRLALARFDVAFHLRHNGKTILSLHEAHDDAARARRVAAICGSGFLEQALPIEIERNGLHLWGWVGLPTFNRSQADLQYFFVNGRAVRDKLVAHAVRQAYRDVLFNGRHPTFVLFFEVDPAGVDVNVHPTKHEVRFRDGRMVHDFLYGTLHRALGDVRPEDHLAAPVETAIVRPTGLDAGEFGPQGEMRLAANALLEQPQAQPSFNPPAGSGAGAGYQYQYTPRTQSGVPVAEAQAAYREFFAPLPEANAVALPAGQDDIPPLGYALAQLKGIYILSENAQGLVLVDMHAAHERIMYERLKIAMASEGLSGQPLLVPESLAVSQREADCAEEHIAWFQRLGFELQRLGPESLAIRQIPALLKQAQANRLVSDVLADLMEYGTSDRIQAHLNELLGTMACHGAVRANRRLAIPEMNGLLRDMENTERSGQCNHGRPTWTQLGLDDLDKLFLRGR; encoded by the coding sequence ATGAATCAGGTCGTGATCAACAGCGCTCGCATCGAACTGCTCAGCCCGCGACTGGCGAACCAGATTGCCGCCGGTGAAGTGGTTGAGCGCCCGGCTTCGGTGATCAAGGAATTGCTGGAAAACAGCCTCGACTCCGGCGCCAAGCGCATCGATGTCGATGTCGAGCAGGGCGGCGTCAAGCTGCTGCGGGTGCGCGATGACGGTAGCGGCATTTCTGCCGATGACCTGCCGCTGGCACTGGCCCGACACGCCACCAGCAAGATCCGTAACCTGGAAGACCTTGAACAGGTCATGAGCCTGGGCTTTCGCGGTGAAGCACTGGCCTCGATCAGCTCCGTGGCGCGCCTGACACTGACGTCCCGCACCCGCGACGCCGATCAGGCCTGGCAGGTCGAAACCGAAGGCCGGGACATGGCGCCTCGCGTGCAGCCGGCAGCCCATCCGGTGGGCACGTCCGTGGAAGTGCGCGATCTGTTCTTCAACACCCCGGCGCGGCGCAAATTCCTCAAGACCGAAAAAACCGAATTCGATCATCTGCAAGAAGTGATCAAGCGTCTGGCGTTGGCGCGTTTCGATGTTGCCTTTCATCTGCGCCATAACGGCAAGACCATTCTCAGTCTGCACGAAGCCCACGACGATGCGGCCCGTGCCCGGCGTGTGGCAGCCATTTGTGGCTCGGGTTTCCTGGAGCAGGCATTACCGATCGAAATCGAGCGCAACGGCCTGCATTTGTGGGGCTGGGTCGGTCTGCCGACGTTCAACCGCAGCCAGGCCGACTTGCAGTACTTCTTTGTGAATGGCCGCGCAGTGCGCGATAAACTGGTGGCTCACGCAGTGCGCCAGGCCTATCGCGACGTGCTGTTCAATGGCCGGCATCCGACATTTGTGCTGTTTTTTGAAGTGGATCCGGCGGGCGTCGACGTCAACGTGCACCCGACCAAACACGAAGTTCGCTTTCGTGACGGGCGCATGGTTCACGACTTCCTCTATGGCACTTTGCACCGCGCCTTGGGCGATGTGCGGCCGGAAGACCATCTGGCCGCACCGGTTGAAACGGCCATCGTTCGACCTACCGGCCTCGACGCCGGCGAGTTCGGCCCGCAGGGTGAAATGCGTCTGGCCGCCAATGCGCTGCTGGAGCAGCCGCAGGCGCAGCCATCGTTCAATCCCCCGGCGGGCTCGGGCGCCGGCGCCGGTTATCAGTACCAATACACGCCACGGACTCAGTCCGGCGTGCCGGTCGCGGAAGCCCAGGCTGCCTATCGTGAATTTTTCGCGCCATTGCCCGAGGCCAATGCGGTCGCCCTGCCGGCCGGGCAAGACGATATTCCGCCGCTGGGTTATGCACTGGCGCAGCTCAAAGGGATCTACATTCTTTCGGAAAACGCTCAAGGGCTGGTGCTGGTGGACATGCACGCGGCCCATGAACGGATCATGTACGAGCGCTTGAAAATAGCCATGGCCAGCGAAGGCCTGAGCGGCCAGCCGCTGCTGGTGCCGGAATCGCTGGCCGTCAGCCAGCGTGAGGCCGATTGTGCCGAAGAGCACATCGCGTGGTTCCAGCGCCTGGGCTTCGAATTGCAGCGTCTGGGGCCGGAATCCCTGGCCATCCGGCAGATTCCTGCTTTGCTCAAGCAAGCGCAAGCCAATCGCTTGGTCAGTGATGTCTTGGCTGATCTGATGGAATACGGCACCAGCGACCGGATTCAGGCGCATCTGAACGAGCTGCTCGGGACGATGGCCTGTCACGGCGCGGTTCGGGCGAATCGACGCCTGGCGATCCCGGAAATGAACGGCCTGCTGCGCGACATGGAAAACACCGAGCGCAGCGGTCAATGCAACCATGGCCGACCGACCTGGACCCAATTGGGCCTGGACGATCTGGACAAACTGTTCTTGCGCGGTCGTTGA
- the miaA gene encoding tRNA (adenosine(37)-N6)-dimethylallyltransferase MiaA, translated as MSQLPPAIFLMGPTAAGKTDLAIELTKVLPCELISVDSALVYRGMDIGTAKPSKEILSEFPHRLIDILDPAESYSAADFRRDALQAMAEITARGKIPLLVGGTMLYYKALVEGLADMPAADPDVRAQIEEEAARLGWQALHEQLAVIDPESAARIHPNDPQRLSRALEVYRVSGQSMTELRLRQSVQSTEAAASGLQQLPYTVANLAIAPANRQVLHERIKQRFTLMLEQGFIDEVVALRKRSDLHSGLPSIRAVGYRQVWDYLDGKLTQAEMQERGIIATRQLAKRQFTWLRSWADLHWLDSLDCDNLPRALKYLGTISILS; from the coding sequence ATGAGCCAGCTCCCTCCTGCGATTTTCCTGATGGGCCCGACCGCAGCGGGCAAGACCGACCTGGCCATCGAACTGACCAAAGTCCTGCCTTGCGAGTTGATCAGTGTCGATTCGGCGCTGGTTTACCGTGGCATGGACATTGGCACGGCTAAACCGTCGAAAGAAATCCTGAGCGAATTCCCACACCGCCTGATCGACATTCTTGACCCGGCTGAGAGCTATTCGGCGGCTGATTTCCGCCGGGATGCCCTGCAAGCCATGGCCGAGATCACCGCGCGCGGAAAAATTCCGCTGCTGGTGGGCGGCACCATGCTCTATTACAAGGCGTTGGTGGAAGGTCTTGCGGACATGCCCGCTGCCGATCCGGACGTCCGTGCGCAAATCGAAGAAGAGGCTGCACGCCTTGGCTGGCAAGCGCTGCATGAGCAATTGGCAGTCATCGACCCCGAGTCCGCTGCGCGTATTCATCCAAACGATCCGCAGCGACTCAGTCGCGCACTGGAAGTTTATCGCGTCAGTGGTCAGAGCATGACTGAGCTCAGGTTGCGACAATCTGTGCAAAGTACTGAAGCAGCCGCCTCGGGACTGCAACAATTGCCCTATACTGTCGCGAACTTGGCCATTGCACCGGCAAATCGTCAGGTATTGCACGAGCGAATTAAACAAAGATTCACTTTAATGTTGGAACAGGGATTCATTGACGAGGTCGTAGCCCTGCGTAAGAGAAGTGACCTGCATTCAGGGTTGCCGTCTATACGTGCGGTAGGCTACCGACAAGTCTGGGATTACCTGGATGGCAAGCTGACACAAGCCGAGATGCAGGAGCGTGGAATCATTGCCACGCGCCAATTGGCAAAGCGTCAGTTCACCTGGCTGCGCAGTTGGGCTGATTTACATTGGTTGGACAGCCTCGATTGCGACAATCTGCCGCGCGCCTTGAAATACTTGGGGACCATCTCCATATTGAGCTGA
- the hfq gene encoding RNA chaperone Hfq: MSKGHSLQDPYLNTLRKEKVGVSIYLVNGIKLQGTIESFDQFVILLKNTVSQMVYKHAISTVVPVRPIRLPSATESEAGDAEPGNA; encoded by the coding sequence ATGTCAAAAGGGCATTCGCTACAAGACCCTTACTTGAATACTTTACGTAAAGAGAAAGTTGGGGTGTCCATCTACCTGGTCAACGGGATCAAACTGCAAGGCACGATCGAGTCTTTCGACCAGTTCGTTATCCTGCTGAAAAACACCGTTAGCCAAATGGTTTACAAACACGCTATCTCGACAGTGGTACCGGTTCGTCCAATTCGTCTGCCAAGCGCAACCGAATCCGAAGCGGGTGACGCTGAGCCAGGTAACGCCTGA
- the hflX gene encoding ribosome rescue GTPase HflX: MFFERHGGGERVILVHLDGQDPEAREDPQEFQELANSAGAETVAFFNVPRHRPTAKFLIGSGKVEELRDLVKAEEADLVIFNHVLTPSQERNLERVFECRVIDRTGLILDIFAQRARTHEGKLQVELAQLDHMSTRLVRGWTHLERQGGGIGMRGPGETQLETDRRLLRVRLRQIKGRLEKVRSQREQSRRGRMRADIPTVSLVGYTNAGKSTLFNNVTKSDVYAADQLFATLDPTLRRLDLDDLGPIVLADTVGFIRHLPHKLVEAFRSTLEESSNSDLLLHVIDAAEPDRMLQIEQVMVVLGEIGAQDLPILEVYNKLDLLEGVEPQIQRDENGKPQRVWLSARDGTGLELLEQAIAELLGSELFIGTLRLPSRFARLRAQFFELGAVQKEEHDDEGISLLAVRLPRAELNRLVSREGLQPNDFIEQHTLQ, translated from the coding sequence TTGTTCTTTGAGCGCCACGGTGGTGGTGAGCGAGTAATCCTCGTTCACTTGGATGGACAGGACCCTGAGGCGCGCGAAGATCCGCAGGAGTTTCAGGAATTGGCTAATTCGGCGGGCGCCGAGACCGTTGCGTTTTTTAACGTGCCGCGTCATCGGCCAACCGCCAAATTCCTGATTGGCAGCGGCAAGGTCGAGGAGCTACGCGACCTGGTCAAGGCCGAAGAGGCCGATCTGGTGATTTTCAATCACGTCCTCACGCCCAGTCAGGAACGTAACCTCGAACGTGTTTTCGAGTGTCGCGTGATCGACCGTACCGGTCTGATTCTCGATATTTTCGCCCAACGCGCCCGTACCCATGAAGGCAAGCTCCAGGTAGAACTGGCCCAGCTTGACCACATGAGTACCCGGCTGGTTCGTGGCTGGACCCACCTTGAACGCCAAGGTGGCGGTATCGGCATGCGTGGCCCGGGTGAAACGCAACTGGAAACCGACCGCCGTTTGCTGCGGGTTCGCCTGCGACAGATCAAGGGCCGGCTGGAGAAAGTGCGCAGCCAGCGTGAACAGTCTCGACGTGGCCGCATGCGTGCGGATATCCCTACCGTGTCACTGGTGGGGTATACCAACGCCGGTAAATCCACGCTCTTCAATAACGTGACGAAATCCGACGTCTACGCGGCTGACCAATTGTTTGCCACGCTGGACCCGACCCTGCGCCGTCTGGATTTAGACGATCTGGGGCCGATTGTCCTGGCGGACACTGTAGGTTTCATTCGCCACTTGCCCCACAAGCTGGTCGAGGCATTTCGGTCTACCCTCGAAGAGTCGAGCAACTCCGACCTGTTGTTGCACGTGATCGATGCGGCCGAACCAGATCGCATGTTGCAGATCGAGCAGGTGATGGTGGTGCTGGGTGAGATTGGTGCCCAGGACTTGCCGATACTCGAGGTCTATAACAAACTCGATTTGCTTGAAGGCGTTGAGCCACAAATCCAGCGCGACGAAAACGGCAAACCCCAGCGGGTCTGGCTGTCGGCGCGTGATGGCACTGGTCTGGAATTGCTTGAACAAGCCATTGCCGAGTTACTCGGCAGTGAATTGTTTATCGGTACCTTGCGCTTGCCGAGCCGCTTTGCTCGACTGCGGGCACAGTTTTTCGAACTCGGTGCGGTACAGAAAGAAGAACACGATGACGAAGGCATCAGTTTGCTGGCCGTTCGTTTGCCACGAGCCGAGTTGAATCGACTGGTGAGCCGCGAAGGTTTGCAGCCCAATGACTTCATCGAGCAACACACTTTGCAATAA